A DNA window from Chelativorans sp. AA-79 contains the following coding sequences:
- a CDS encoding SDR family NAD(P)-dependent oxidoreductase, with the protein MSATNDQPVVVISGANRGIGRAIAEHLLEHGYRLSLGARDTDALQAAFGAHAERVLCCRFDAYEPKTASDWVDATVARFGRIDALVNNAGLAERVELTEDNDEALDRLWAVNVKAPLRMTRLCLPHLEATGRGRIVNIGSLSGKRVRNSFVGYNMTKFAVMGLTHTTRQVGWEKGIRATAICPSFVRTEMSAYTSKVTPEEMIQPETMAELVRTAIELPNNAAVAELLVNCRLEDML; encoded by the coding sequence ATGTCCGCCACAAACGATCAGCCGGTCGTCGTCATTTCAGGCGCCAATCGCGGCATCGGCCGTGCGATCGCCGAGCATCTGCTCGAACACGGCTATCGGCTGAGCCTCGGCGCGCGCGACACGGATGCGCTGCAGGCCGCTTTCGGCGCGCATGCCGAACGCGTGCTGTGCTGCCGGTTCGACGCGTACGAGCCAAAGACGGCGAGCGACTGGGTGGATGCCACCGTCGCTCGTTTCGGCCGCATCGATGCGCTGGTCAACAATGCCGGTCTCGCCGAAAGAGTCGAGCTCACCGAAGACAACGACGAGGCGCTCGACCGGCTCTGGGCGGTCAACGTCAAGGCGCCGCTGAGGATGACGCGCCTCTGCCTGCCCCACCTCGAGGCGACGGGAAGAGGACGCATCGTCAACATCGGCTCTCTTTCGGGAAAGCGCGTGCGCAACAGCTTCGTCGGCTACAACATGACGAAATTCGCGGTCATGGGTCTCACCCACACCACGCGCCAGGTGGGCTGGGAGAAGGGCATCCGCGCCACGGCCATCTGCCCGAGCTTCGTGCGCACGGAGATGAGCGCCTACACCAGCAAGGTGACGCCGGAGGAGATGATCCAGCCCGAGACGATGGCGGAGCTGGTGCGAACGGCGATCGAGCTTCCCAACAATGCCGCGGTGGCCGAGCTCCTGGTCAATTGCCGCCTCGAGGACATGCTGTGA
- a CDS encoding TRAP transporter substrate-binding protein, with protein sequence MKISRRTLLQMGSGLAAGSALAGMGGTGFAQTPQRWDMADEYGENALTGKASLYFIDELKKRIGDELDITYHGGGALGYRSVDHFDAVEDGAVPLAVTLATQLGGIDPLFDLTSLPFLVPTPDEAMRLWRIAKPEYARIFDEHNMVLLWAMPNPPSGIHGKRPIDAPDALKGLRIRTYDVNGTQTLVNAGAAPLQISWSDLVPQLSTGGIDAVLSSADGGVQLSIWDYLTDFTELNYAMGLFMAHVNKDAYESLSDSAKQAIQEVSDLTDEFNWKAMVATIEDSYGIMREHGMTVTQNPPAEVFDHLKAAGEGVHAAWVERVGDRGKAILDEFEKGRA encoded by the coding sequence ATGAAAATATCACGACGCACACTGCTGCAGATGGGTTCCGGCCTGGCCGCAGGCTCGGCTCTTGCCGGAATGGGCGGTACGGGCTTCGCCCAGACGCCGCAGCGCTGGGACATGGCCGACGAGTATGGGGAGAACGCCCTGACCGGAAAGGCGAGCCTCTACTTCATCGACGAGCTCAAGAAGCGCATCGGCGACGAATTGGACATCACCTATCACGGCGGCGGCGCGCTGGGTTACCGCTCGGTGGATCACTTCGATGCGGTCGAGGACGGCGCGGTCCCCCTGGCAGTCACGCTTGCCACCCAGCTCGGCGGCATCGACCCGCTGTTCGACCTCACCTCGCTGCCCTTCCTGGTGCCGACGCCGGACGAGGCGATGCGGCTGTGGCGGATCGCCAAGCCGGAATACGCCAGGATCTTCGACGAGCACAACATGGTGCTGCTTTGGGCCATGCCCAACCCGCCGAGCGGGATCCACGGCAAGAGGCCGATCGACGCGCCCGACGCATTGAAGGGCCTGCGCATCCGCACCTACGACGTGAACGGCACGCAGACGCTGGTCAATGCCGGCGCCGCTCCCTTGCAGATCAGCTGGTCCGATCTCGTGCCGCAGCTCTCGACGGGCGGCATCGACGCGGTGCTGAGCTCGGCCGATGGCGGCGTGCAGCTCAGCATCTGGGATTATCTGACGGACTTCACCGAGCTCAATTACGCCATGGGCCTCTTCATGGCACATGTGAACAAGGACGCCTACGAAAGCCTGTCCGACAGCGCGAAGCAGGCGATCCAGGAAGTCTCGGACCTGACGGACGAGTTCAACTGGAAGGCGATGGTGGCGACCATCGAGGACAGCTACGGTATCATGCGCGAACACGGCATGACCGTCACGCAGAACCCGCCGGCCGAGGTGTTCGATCACCTGAAGGCGGCAGGCGAGGGCGTTCATGCCGCCTGGGTGGAGCGTGTGGGAGACCGCGGCAAGGCCATTCTCGACGAATTCGAGAAGGGGCGTGCCTGA
- a CDS encoding TRAP transporter large permease subunit: protein MTAVYSSAVLLGLVFLFLGAGVWIFSGLILVAIGSLWMVLDFPLARIGPIATRVISSSAVSWELASIPIFIWMGDIIFRTDIAQRLFLGLAPLVKRIPGGLLHTNVLGCTLFAAVSGSSNATTATVGKITIPQLLQRGYGHDLASGSLAGAGSFGLLIPPSIAMIVYGVLAETSIARLFAAGILPGLMMAGLYMGYIAAATTLRPDLAPRDDTPVSIREIGHGLLNLIPIGTLMFIVLGSIYSGLATPSEAAAVGVFAALVITVVTGQFSRELFVSSLMATIRISAMICMLIAASAFLSAAIAYLHLPSAISAGIAAMDLSPYMLLLILAGFYIVLGMFLDGTSMTVMTVPIALPLVMHAGYDPVWFGIYLIVMIEMSALTPPVGLNLYILQGLTGEDLGRTVRAALPFFLLLCLGTAILAVFPQIALWLPDLLFAR from the coding sequence ATGACAGCCGTTTATTCCAGCGCCGTCCTGCTGGGCCTGGTCTTCCTCTTTCTCGGCGCCGGCGTCTGGATTTTCTCCGGCCTCATCCTGGTGGCCATCGGCTCGCTCTGGATGGTGCTGGACTTTCCGCTCGCGCGCATCGGGCCCATCGCGACACGGGTGATCTCGTCCAGCGCCGTTTCCTGGGAGCTCGCCTCCATTCCGATCTTCATCTGGATGGGCGACATCATCTTCCGCACGGACATCGCCCAACGGCTGTTTCTCGGCCTCGCGCCGCTGGTCAAGCGCATCCCCGGCGGCCTGCTGCACACCAATGTGCTGGGCTGCACGCTCTTTGCCGCCGTGAGCGGCTCCAGCAACGCGACCACGGCGACCGTCGGCAAGATCACCATCCCGCAGCTTCTGCAGCGCGGCTACGGCCATGACCTTGCGTCGGGGTCGCTGGCGGGGGCCGGCAGCTTCGGCCTCCTCATCCCGCCTTCCATCGCCATGATCGTCTATGGGGTTCTGGCCGAAACCTCGATTGCCCGCCTCTTCGCCGCAGGCATCCTGCCGGGGCTCATGATGGCGGGGCTCTATATGGGCTATATCGCAGCCGCCACGACGCTGCGCCCGGACCTTGCGCCGCGTGACGACACACCGGTTTCGATCAGGGAGATCGGCCATGGCCTGCTCAACCTGATCCCCATCGGAACCCTGATGTTCATCGTGCTCGGCTCGATCTATTCGGGGCTGGCGACGCCGTCGGAGGCCGCCGCGGTGGGGGTGTTCGCAGCGCTCGTCATCACCGTCGTGACGGGACAGTTCAGCCGGGAACTCTTCGTCTCCTCCTTGATGGCGACCATCCGCATCTCGGCCATGATCTGCATGCTGATCGCCGCCTCGGCGTTCCTGTCGGCGGCGATCGCCTATCTTCACCTGCCTTCCGCGATCTCGGCGGGGATCGCGGCCATGGATCTCTCGCCCTATATGCTGCTTCTCATCCTGGCGGGCTTCTACATCGTTCTCGGCATGTTCCTCGACGGGACCTCGATGACAGTGATGACCGTCCCGATCGCGCTTCCGCTTGTCATGCACGCGGGATACGATCCGGTCTGGTTCGGCATCTACCTGATCGTGATGATCGAGATGAGCGCGCTCACGCCGCCTGTGGGTCTCAATCTCTATATCCTCCAGGGACTCACCGGCGAGGATCTCGGCCGCACTGTGCGCGCGGCCCTTCCGTTCTTCCTGCTCCTGTGTCTGGGCACGGCCATCCTCGCGGTCTTCCCGCAAATCGCGCTTTGGCTTCCCGACCTATTGTTCGCGCGCTAG
- a CDS encoding hydantoinase B/oxoprolinase family protein, whose translation MTEVDPITVEVIGSALASIVEEMGEALVRASFSTNIKERRDCSTALFDWRGNTLCQAEHIPMHLGSFIGILPHIGQRYAREDIQPGDVFIGNDAYEGGATHLPDIVLAEPIFFEDRLIAWAVNTAHHADFADRGHAHIYQEGLRIPPVRLYRRGELQKDIQDLFLLNCQVPHERLSDLRAQMSANGLCVKRMQALCAKYGADRVLAAGDALQDYAERKMRAGIAAIPDRAYSFTDRFDSTQFDGEMELKVDITVTGDRMHLAFDAPPQVAAGLNIIYTALLATCYYAVKAVIDPTVLPNAGLARPITVEAPLGSILNCKHPAAVDGRIAACQRVADLVQGALAQALPDKVAAAGNGCCTGALFTGTRPDGSLWVYLETIGGGAGARPTKDGLSGVHVHMTNTSNLPVEALELEYPLTLLRYELVNGSGGAGTHRGGMGLRRVYRAEAECRLSVEGSRVHSRPWGLAGGGAGLPSAFDFGDGREDFKGTVALMPGQIVEIVTPGGGGYGAPEKRAREAIARDLAEDRIDARTAEAIYRMAV comes from the coding sequence ATGACCGAGGTCGATCCGATCACCGTGGAAGTCATCGGCAGCGCGCTCGCCTCGATCGTCGAGGAAATGGGCGAAGCGCTGGTGCGGGCGAGCTTTTCCACCAACATCAAGGAGCGGCGCGACTGCTCCACCGCCCTCTTCGACTGGCGCGGCAACACGCTCTGCCAGGCGGAGCACATCCCCATGCATCTGGGCAGCTTCATCGGCATCCTGCCGCATATCGGCCAGCGCTATGCCCGCGAGGACATCCAGCCTGGCGACGTCTTCATCGGCAACGATGCCTATGAGGGCGGCGCCACCCACCTGCCCGACATCGTGCTTGCCGAACCCATCTTCTTCGAGGACCGGCTGATCGCCTGGGCCGTGAACACTGCCCACCATGCCGATTTCGCCGACCGTGGCCATGCCCATATCTACCAGGAGGGCCTGCGCATCCCGCCCGTCAGGCTCTATCGCCGCGGCGAGCTGCAGAAGGACATCCAGGACCTTTTCCTGCTCAATTGCCAGGTGCCGCACGAGCGTCTGTCGGACCTGCGCGCGCAGATGTCGGCCAATGGGCTCTGCGTGAAGCGCATGCAGGCGCTCTGCGCCAAATATGGCGCGGACCGGGTGCTCGCCGCGGGCGATGCGCTGCAGGATTATGCCGAGCGCAAGATGCGCGCCGGCATCGCCGCCATTCCCGACCGGGCCTACAGCTTCACCGACCGTTTCGACAGCACCCAGTTCGACGGCGAGATGGAGCTGAAGGTGGACATCACCGTTACCGGCGACCGCATGCATCTTGCCTTCGACGCGCCGCCGCAGGTGGCTGCCGGCCTCAACATCATCTACACCGCGCTGCTCGCCACCTGCTATTACGCCGTGAAGGCGGTGATCGACCCGACCGTGCTCCCCAATGCCGGCCTCGCGCGGCCGATCACGGTCGAAGCGCCGCTGGGTTCGATCCTCAACTGCAAGCATCCGGCCGCCGTCGACGGCCGCATAGCCGCTTGCCAGCGCGTGGCCGACCTCGTGCAGGGCGCTCTCGCCCAGGCCCTGCCCGACAAGGTTGCGGCGGCCGGCAATGGCTGCTGCACCGGCGCACTTTTTACCGGCACGCGCCCCGACGGCAGTCTCTGGGTCTATCTGGAGACGATCGGCGGTGGCGCCGGCGCGCGGCCGACCAAGGACGGCCTGAGCGGCGTGCATGTCCACATGACCAACACCTCGAACCTTCCCGTCGAGGCGCTCGAGCTCGAATATCCGCTCACGCTCCTGCGCTATGAGCTGGTGAACGGCTCCGGCGGCGCCGGTACGCATCGCGGTGGCATGGGCCTGCGGCGCGTCTACCGCGCCGAGGCGGAATGCCGGCTGAGCGTCGAGGGCTCGCGTGTCCATTCCCGCCCGTGGGGCCTCGCCGGCGGAGGGGCAGGATTGCCCTCGGCCTTCGACTTCGGCGACGGCCGCGAGGACTTCAAGGGCACCGTGGCGCTCATGCCGGGACAGATCGTGGAGATCGTCACACCCGGCGGCGGCGGTTACGGCGCGCCGGAGAAGCGGGCGCGGGAGGCGATCGCCCGTGACCTGGCCGAGGACCGCATTGACGCCCGCACGGCCGAAGCGATCTACCGCATGGCCGTCTGA
- a CDS encoding hydantoinase/oxoprolinase family protein — protein sequence MAWRIGVDSGGTFTDLCLFDEETGRLEIWKVPSTPDDPSRGIANGAEEALAEVGAKAADISFLGHGTTVATNALIELRGVKTGLIVTDGFRDLLEIGRQKRPSLYDMNADKPEILVSRDLRREVPERLKSDGSVDVPLDENAVREAARLLARNDVKAIAICFLYGFLNTEHEVLARRIVAEELPEAFVSASHAVAPEFREYERLSTTVVNAYLGPVMQRYIRRLQKRLAELGVAVAPQLTQSNGGVIGFEAAAELPVRTVLSGPSTGVVAAQAIGRMAGFENIITFDVGGTSSDVALLQGGVCKLTGEASVHGYPIKAPMLDIHTVGAGGGSIAHVDSGGLLKVGPQSAGADPGPVCYGRGATEPTVTDANVVLQTLNPVEILGGRMKVERELAVAAVQRLADKLGLDLMETAQGIISVVTANMAKAIRVISVQRGHDPRDYALMAFGGAGPLHAARLAKELDISHVIVPRTPGTLCALGLLLTDLRADFAVSRLMELLPESLPAVAEGFATLERQAVEWFEAERTPPDRRRITRTADMRYVGQNYELSVPVPAGTVDAGTFERLAEGFAEAHRQRFGFAAEGAPVQIVTLRVEAAGLVKKAEFAPLPDAGPDASQAVIAEREVYFPEAGAFVVCPVYQRDRLKSGNRIDGPAIVEQMDTTTVVLPGMSAAVDPYLNLILKV from the coding sequence ATGGCGTGGAGAATTGGCGTCGATTCCGGTGGCACATTCACCGATCTCTGCCTCTTCGATGAGGAAACGGGCCGCCTCGAGATCTGGAAGGTTCCCTCCACCCCGGATGATCCGTCGCGCGGCATCGCCAACGGCGCCGAAGAGGCGCTGGCCGAGGTCGGCGCCAAGGCGGCCGACATCAGCTTCCTGGGCCACGGGACGACGGTGGCGACCAACGCGCTGATCGAACTGCGCGGCGTGAAGACCGGCCTGATCGTCACCGACGGCTTCCGCGACCTCCTGGAGATCGGCAGGCAGAAACGGCCGAGCCTCTACGACATGAACGCCGACAAGCCGGAGATCCTGGTAAGCCGGGACCTGCGCCGCGAAGTGCCGGAGCGGCTCAAGAGCGACGGCAGCGTCGATGTCCCGCTCGACGAGAATGCCGTGCGCGAGGCCGCACGCCTTCTGGCCCGGAACGACGTGAAGGCGATCGCCATCTGCTTCCTCTACGGTTTCCTCAACACCGAGCATGAGGTGCTCGCGCGCCGCATCGTGGCCGAGGAGTTGCCGGAGGCTTTCGTGAGCGCCTCCCATGCCGTCGCGCCCGAGTTCCGCGAATACGAACGGCTCTCCACCACGGTGGTGAACGCCTATCTCGGCCCCGTGATGCAGCGCTATATCCGGCGCCTGCAAAAGCGCCTGGCCGAGTTGGGGGTTGCCGTCGCGCCGCAACTCACCCAATCGAATGGCGGTGTCATCGGCTTCGAGGCTGCCGCCGAACTTCCGGTGCGCACGGTGCTGTCCGGCCCGAGCACTGGCGTGGTAGCCGCCCAGGCGATCGGCCGCATGGCGGGCTTCGAGAACATCATCACCTTCGATGTCGGCGGCACCAGCTCCGACGTGGCATTGCTGCAGGGCGGCGTCTGCAAGCTCACCGGCGAGGCGAGCGTCCACGGCTATCCCATCAAGGCGCCGATGCTCGACATCCACACCGTGGGCGCAGGCGGCGGCTCGATTGCCCATGTGGACAGCGGCGGGCTGCTGAAAGTCGGCCCGCAGAGCGCCGGCGCCGATCCCGGACCCGTCTGCTACGGCCGCGGCGCCACCGAACCGACGGTGACCGATGCCAACGTCGTGCTCCAGACGCTCAACCCCGTCGAGATCCTCGGTGGCCGCATGAAGGTGGAGCGCGAGCTCGCCGTCGCCGCCGTGCAGAGACTGGCGGACAAACTCGGCCTCGATCTCATGGAAACGGCACAGGGCATCATCTCCGTGGTGACCGCCAATATGGCGAAAGCCATCCGCGTCATCAGCGTGCAGCGCGGGCACGACCCGCGCGACTATGCGCTGATGGCCTTCGGCGGCGCCGGCCCGCTGCACGCCGCGCGGCTCGCGAAGGAGCTCGACATCTCCCATGTGATCGTGCCGCGCACGCCGGGCACGCTGTGCGCGCTCGGCCTGCTGCTCACCGACCTGCGCGCCGATTTCGCCGTGAGCCGGCTGATGGAGCTTTTGCCGGAATCGCTTCCGGCGGTGGCGGAGGGGTTCGCAACGCTCGAACGCCAAGCGGTAGAATGGTTCGAGGCGGAACGCACGCCTCCGGACCGGCGCCGCATCACCCGCACCGCCGATATGCGCTATGTCGGCCAGAACTACGAACTTTCGGTGCCCGTACCGGCCGGTACGGTCGACGCCGGCACCTTCGAGCGCCTCGCGGAAGGCTTCGCGGAAGCCCATCGCCAGCGCTTCGGCTTCGCCGCCGAGGGCGCCCCGGTGCAGATCGTCACGCTGCGGGTGGAGGCGGCGGGATTGGTGAAGAAGGCCGAGTTCGCCCCCCTCCCCGATGCCGGACCCGACGCATCGCAGGCGGTGATCGCGGAGCGCGAAGTCTATTTCCCCGAGGCCGGCGCCTTCGTCGTCTGTCCCGTGTACCAGCGCGACCGCCTCAAATCCGGCAACCGTATCGACGGCCCGGCGATCGTCGAACAGATGGACACGACCACGGTCGTGCTTCCCGGCATGAGCGCTGCCGTTGACCCCTATCTGAACCTCATCCTGAAGGTGTGA
- a CDS encoding FAD-binding oxidoreductase, with protein sequence MTSLPLDQVQGHERLPERVDVVIIGGGIIGVSTALFLTEGGLRVALCEKGRIGGEQSGRNWGWVRQMGRDPQEIPLALESVRLWSTMNERIGDETGFRLTGITYLCESRRDMAEYEAWLAHARQWQLPSRLVSSAELPGLLPGLAGRFEGGLHTASDGRAEPSKAAPAIARAAQKAGAHILTDCAVRGIEMKAGKPGWVVTEKGPIACDAVVLAGGAWSRLFLGNLGIDFPQLKIIGSVARVSAADGVPDMPVGASNFSFRRRLDGGFSVAMRNANIAPIVPDSFRLFADFIPSLVKQWRELKLRVGSRFIEEWQTPRRWSLEKESPFERVRVLDPVPIEHFNRKGLANLVKAFPAFTEARITYSWSGIIDVTPDAVPVIGPVAALPGLYLASGFSGHGFGIGPGAGRLMADLVLGRTPCVDPQPFRFDRFAKARKTAERVLARQTGG encoded by the coding sequence ATGACCTCCCTCCCCCTGGACCAGGTGCAAGGCCACGAGCGCCTGCCCGAAAGAGTGGACGTCGTCATCATCGGCGGCGGGATCATTGGGGTTTCCACCGCCCTTTTCCTGACCGAGGGCGGTCTCAGGGTCGCGCTCTGCGAGAAGGGCCGCATCGGTGGCGAGCAGTCGGGCCGCAACTGGGGCTGGGTGCGCCAGATGGGCCGTGATCCACAGGAGATCCCGTTGGCGCTCGAAAGCGTCCGGCTCTGGTCGACGATGAACGAGCGCATCGGCGACGAGACAGGCTTCCGCCTGACCGGAATCACCTATCTCTGCGAAAGCCGCCGCGACATGGCGGAGTATGAAGCGTGGCTCGCCCATGCCAGGCAATGGCAACTTCCTTCGCGGCTGGTTTCCTCCGCCGAGCTTCCCGGTCTCCTGCCCGGCCTGGCCGGCCGATTCGAGGGTGGCTTGCACACGGCGAGCGACGGCAGGGCAGAACCGTCCAAGGCCGCCCCGGCCATCGCCCGTGCGGCCCAGAAAGCCGGCGCGCACATCCTCACCGACTGTGCGGTCCGCGGGATCGAGATGAAGGCGGGAAAGCCGGGCTGGGTGGTCACCGAGAAGGGACCGATCGCCTGCGACGCCGTGGTGCTCGCCGGCGGCGCCTGGTCGCGCCTCTTCCTCGGCAATCTCGGCATCGACTTCCCGCAACTGAAGATCATCGGCTCCGTGGCCCGTGTAAGTGCAGCCGACGGCGTGCCGGACATGCCGGTGGGCGCTTCCAACTTCTCCTTCCGCAGGCGTCTCGACGGCGGCTTTTCGGTCGCCATGCGCAACGCCAACATCGCGCCGATAGTACCCGACAGTTTCCGGCTCTTCGCCGATTTCATCCCCTCGCTCGTCAAGCAGTGGCGCGAATTGAAGCTGCGCGTCGGCAGCCGGTTCATCGAGGAATGGCAGACGCCACGCCGCTGGTCGCTCGAGAAGGAAAGTCCGTTCGAGCGGGTGCGTGTCCTCGATCCCGTACCGATCGAGCACTTCAACCGCAAGGGGCTCGCCAATCTCGTCAAGGCCTTCCCCGCCTTCACGGAGGCGAGGATCACCTATAGCTGGTCGGGCATCATCGATGTCACGCCGGATGCCGTTCCCGTCATCGGCCCCGTCGCCGCCCTGCCCGGCCTTTATCTTGCAAGCGGCTTTTCCGGCCACGGTTTCGGCATCGGGCCGGGCGCCGGGCGCCTCATGGCCGACCTCGTGCTCGGGCGCACGCCCTGTGTGGACCCGCAGCCTTTCCGCTTTGACCGTTTCGCAAAAGCCAGAAAAACTGCCGAACGCGTGCTCGCGAGACAGACCGGAGGGTGA
- a CDS encoding alpha/beta hydrolase-fold protein, protein MHFPNRRMLIAAMSLSFIPSAGSQPVIPETSLAIFDAPPSTHRLDRFFVTGNGGRRYQVFRALPTGVPPAGGFPVLYMLDGNGAFDSLTQALLQSMPQLAVIGIGYDTTLRYAVEERSLDYTPPEGSDGPTPDPDRPGRMIGGAPDFLDFLTGDLRRAAERGIAVDPSRRFIWGHSYGGLFALFALFAQPSAFHGYAAISPSVWRSAGALRRRLDDVRWPDGPRLRLLVALGVSERRSGGAPLGPAANTMALVDRLDEVPSLAMQVEVLKGLGHGATFAASLPTTLDWIKGEGP, encoded by the coding sequence ATGCACTTCCCAAACCGACGGATGCTCATCGCCGCCATGTCGCTTTCCTTCATCCCTTCAGCCGGTTCGCAGCCCGTCATTCCCGAAACGAGCCTGGCCATTTTCGACGCGCCGCCATCGACACACAGGCTCGACAGGTTCTTCGTCACCGGAAACGGCGGGAGGCGCTATCAGGTCTTTCGTGCGCTGCCGACGGGGGTGCCGCCCGCCGGAGGTTTTCCCGTCCTCTATATGCTCGACGGCAACGGCGCTTTCGACTCCCTCACTCAGGCCCTGTTGCAAAGCATGCCCCAACTCGCCGTGATCGGTATCGGCTACGACACCACGCTCAGATACGCCGTCGAGGAGCGCTCGCTGGACTACACGCCGCCGGAAGGCAGCGATGGCCCGACACCCGATCCGGACCGGCCCGGACGCATGATCGGCGGCGCGCCGGACTTCCTGGATTTCCTTACCGGTGACCTTCGGCGCGCAGCGGAACGCGGCATCGCGGTCGATCCATCGCGCAGGTTCATCTGGGGCCACTCGTATGGGGGGCTCTTCGCCCTCTTCGCCCTGTTCGCGCAGCCGTCCGCGTTTCACGGTTATGCCGCCATCAGCCCTTCCGTCTGGCGGAGCGCGGGTGCGTTGCGGAGAAGGCTCGACGACGTGCGGTGGCCGGACGGTCCGCGCCTTCGCCTGCTGGTTGCGTTGGGGGTTAGCGAAAGGCGGTCCGGCGGCGCTCCCCTCGGGCCGGCCGCGAACACCATGGCGCTGGTGGACCGCCTGGACGAGGTGCCGTCCCTTGCCATGCAAGTCGAGGTGCTGAAGGGGCTCGGGCACGGCGCCACATTCGCGGCCTCGTTGCCCACCACCCTGGACTGGATCAAGGGCGAGGGGCCGTAG
- a CDS encoding RidA family protein has protein sequence MSKVVKVKSGSIFEEKESYSRVVMVDNWVHVSNTAGRNYKTREMSTDAVEQAKQCFANIEGALASVGATLADVVRSRVVIPYREDAASVMAFVGERFRGIDPASTVTCAPLGAPDFKVEIEVTAYKGAGKAEQERIQVQL, from the coding sequence ATGAGCAAGGTCGTGAAAGTGAAGTCCGGCAGCATATTCGAGGAGAAGGAGAGCTACTCGCGCGTCGTGATGGTCGACAACTGGGTTCACGTCTCCAACACCGCCGGCCGCAACTACAAGACCCGCGAGATGTCGACGGATGCCGTCGAGCAGGCGAAGCAGTGTTTCGCCAACATCGAGGGTGCGCTGGCCTCGGTAGGCGCCACGCTGGCGGACGTGGTCCGCTCGCGCGTGGTCATCCCCTATCGCGAGGATGCCGCGTCTGTGATGGCCTTTGTCGGCGAGAGATTCCGTGGCATCGACCCGGCGAGCACCGTGACCTGCGCGCCGCTCGGCGCGCCCGATTTCAAGGTGGAGATCGAGGTCACGGCCTATAAGGGCGCCGGAAAGGCCGAGCAGGAGCGCATCCAGGTGCAGCTTTGA
- a CDS encoding TRAP transporter small permease subunit: protein MPDVNGGRAMAVTERSEVDHQALRIEPRWVGFVATVSSGLNRLAALAAAFLLVLMTCHILLEIVLRFFSRSTYMADALVGYGVAAITFLALGWALENGSMIRVSVLTQRMPRRLAWCAEMFAVLATGWLMWFLAGYQWRSVSRAFTRGTVSEHYLPIPLWIPESFFLIGLLLILLHLVVRFLRLITVGLTEESKLVL, encoded by the coding sequence GTGCCTGACGTGAACGGGGGACGAGCGATGGCGGTGACGGAGCGGAGCGAAGTCGACCACCAGGCGCTCCGGATCGAACCGCGATGGGTCGGCTTCGTGGCCACGGTCTCCTCGGGGCTGAACAGGCTTGCCGCTCTCGCGGCCGCCTTCCTCCTCGTCCTGATGACCTGCCACATCCTCCTGGAGATCGTGCTGCGCTTCTTTTCGCGCTCCACCTATATGGCGGACGCGCTGGTGGGCTACGGCGTCGCGGCCATCACCTTCCTTGCCCTCGGTTGGGCGCTCGAGAATGGCAGCATGATCCGCGTCAGCGTGCTGACCCAGCGCATGCCGCGAAGGCTCGCCTGGTGCGCGGAGATGTTCGCGGTGCTCGCTACCGGCTGGCTCATGTGGTTTCTTGCGGGCTACCAATGGCGGTCGGTCTCGCGCGCTTTCACGCGCGGCACGGTGAGCGAGCACTACCTGCCGATCCCGCTCTGGATACCGGAATCCTTCTTCCTCATCGGGCTCCTCCTGATACTGCTTCATCTGGTCGTGCGCTTCCTCCGCCTGATCACTGTCGGGCTCACGGAGGAATCGAAGCTCGTCCTGTAA